Within Bacillus sp. FJAT-45350, the genomic segment AGACAAAGATAACACTACATACAACAATAAAATAAATGAATGAAATTGGTTCAACTATTGTTAAAAAAGGAAGTAAGCTCGCTACGTATAATAGACCTACTTTTGATGCTCGCAAAGGTCTCGTATCAAATAGATTGAATATATGAGGTAAAAGCAGTAATAACAAAAGTATTCGAACTGCCTCTAGATTAAAAACTGCTGAAGTAAGAACAACGAAGAATAAAGACGCCATACCCGTTACAATAATCTTTACAATGCCTGTACTAATTTTCCGTTCGTGTAGTAATACCAATATATGACCACGAAAGCCTTTTGATGCTTTATCTCCGTAACGGTCATCAATAAAGCCACTAAACCAAATCAAAGTAACATAAATTACACTCTGCAATGTGAGTATTTCATTCGAGTAAAATAGTACACCTGGTAAGAAAAAAGCTACTATAATTATTACACCAAGATTATAGGGTATTTGCTTCCCCTCAAAATTAGTCGTTGTCCACCCATTTTTTATAAAGAATTTATAACACCCGATGCTAACAACTGCAATTATTAGAGATAGAAAAAAGGAATTCACTCAGAAATCCTCCTTAACGACCTCTCCATTTCAATCCACTGTATTCCTCGATGTAAGAAACCCTTTAAATCTTTCCCAGTTTCTCTATGATACATATTTGTATCAACTTCAACTATTGTAGCCCCTTCTTCTAATAAATCAATCGTCATTTCTGTCTCAACACCGAATCGAAAATAGTTTTTCTCTAGCAAAAATGGTATCCATTTTTTACGTATTGCACGTTGTCCTGATAATGGAGATGTTAACCATGTCCCTGTTCTTTTTAATACCAATCGTTGAACTCTTTTTTTCATTAACCCCAAACCTTTTTTTCTACCACTCGGTAGTCGACCAATTACACAATCAAAGAACGGATATTGAAGAGGCTCTAAAAGTTTCTTAGCCTCTGTAATTGATGGACCCAAATCTGCATCGAGCATGACAATAATATCACCTTCAGCCTTTTTCCATCCCTCTTGTAACGCTCGTCCCTTTCCTACATTACTGTGTACATGGACGGTCATATCACTATACTGGTCAGCAATTTTTCCTGTTCTGTCTGTACTACCATCATTCACTACGATTAATTGATCATACCAATGCTCTTGTCTCAATGCTGCTAATGTTTGACCGAGATAACCTTCTTCATTGTAAGCTGGTATTACGACACTAACCTTCGTCACTGAAATTCTCTCCTTTTATCCGTAGTAATGAAAGATAAAATTGCTGGGCTGAATATATATCATCTGGTACTGCATCTATAACTAGTTGAGGTAAATCGTACTCACTATCTAATTCCTGTCCGACCGTTATTAAAAAGCCTTCTTTTTCTAGAAGCGTCTCCATCGTATCAAACTGTTTTGCTTCTACACCAATATGATTGAGCCAAGTTTTAATATTTGAATCGTGTACGTCCTCCGTTAGATAGATATCAATTCTCTTTAACTCATCCGACACATAGGATAACCATTGTTGGTTTTCATTTTCCAAACGATCCTTTTCCATTTTTACCGATTGTATATATGTCAGCT encodes:
- a CDS encoding glycosyltransferase family 2 protein yields the protein MTKVSVVIPAYNEEGYLGQTLAALRQEHWYDQLIVVNDGSTDRTGKIADQYSDMTVHVHSNVGKGRALQEGWKKAEGDIIVMLDADLGPSITEAKKLLEPLQYPFFDCVIGRLPSGRKKGLGLMKKRVQRLVLKRTGTWLTSPLSGQRAIRKKWIPFLLEKNYFRFGVETEMTIDLLEEGATIVEVDTNMYHRETGKDLKGFLHRGIQWIEMERSLRRISE